The sequence below is a genomic window from Salvelinus fontinalis isolate EN_2023a chromosome 19, ASM2944872v1, whole genome shotgun sequence.
ggaatcactggtcattttaataatggaacaatagtcactttaataatgtttacatgctattttactcatctcatatgtatatattgtattctactgtattttttgTCAATGCCACTCAgacattgcttgtcctaataattatatatttcttaattccattcttttacttttagatttgtgtgtattgttgtaagtTGTTAGATActtctgcactgttggagctaggaacacaagcatttcactacacctgcaataacctctgctaaatatgtttatgtggcatgtaaaattagattttgatttgatttgttagtGTATTAAAGTTAGTAACCCtttaaatgtaatgttcatttaatTTATGGATTTATATATTGGTTCCCTGACCCTGTAAACAGTCTATGAACTGCTCTTAGTCTGTGcctctctgacattgctcatccacatATTCATATACTCTAAATTCCagtctttacttagatttgtgtgtattaggtatttgttgtgaatttgttagatgttacttgttagatattgctgcactggcAGAACTAgatgcacaagcatttcgctacaaccacaataacatctgctaaacatctTTATGTGACCCATACAAAatgaaatgtgatttgatttctaATGAGTGACTGCAATCCACACTTTGGTTTTGGTAGTGACTGCCAACAAACAAGACTGTTATCATTTTCAGACAAACACATGACTTCCTTCAGCACACTACTACAACAATGTGACTGTTTTGGaataaaatgttaaatatatttCCTTTAACATCCTCTGTGTTGTGTGCTTATTGTTTAACCATTGATTTGTTCTAGGTCATTGTGAGAACTTAAGGAGCATCAGGTACTGCTGGAATATCTACCAATAGAATGTCCTTCTTTTTTGTTATAAATTACACTGGTCACTGTtcaaaacatttataaagtattAAGAAAGTGTGAATAGTCCTCACTTTAGATTAGGGACTGCAAAACTACTTTACTAATGATCAGTAAATGGTTTATACGTTAATTTATTAAACATCTTACGAATGATCTTCTGAATCATTATTACATACTATGCTGTTTATAAATGTGCGAATAAATAGCTTATTAAAACAACTGTGGGAGTAATACATGAATGATGATTAAACTTTTAACTATTCAATTATACATTCTTTATTACAAAGTGTtattataaagtgttaccaatcTCTATATTCATTCTGACTCCACAGCATCTGAGACCTGCTCTGGTGTGACCCCTGACCTGGCAGCAGAGATGTAGTGAGAATAGTGGTTGTGAGATTAGTGGTAGTGTTCATACCCAGTATGTTGAGGTTGAACTGTCTGCTGCGGTCTCCTGCACTGTTGTGCTTAATCATTAATACATATAGTAGTTATTTATACATGTGAGAATACCTAGCTGACTAACATTTAACACATGTGGGGGGTAATGATTAATAAAAGGTGAACAAACTGTAAATTCCTTAAAAATAGTTTATTACCGCACATTATAAAGTGTTACCCATAATTGCATATTCTTACATTTGACCATCAACTACTTACACAATACACTATTGAGTTACACGTGGACGTTATCTGATATCATATTGTACATAAAACATGTTACTGCACTTGTTGAAGGCATGTGTGTCCCAATTGAGCCACTACAGGGTGATGTTAAACCTACATAATGACTCATGACATCCTCAAAATGTACTTTTAGAATACTTACATTATACTTACATATAATTAAATAACATGGAACAACCACATACTTTGTTATTTGGAATATACAAACCAAAATGTCTACATAGTTTTTTTAGACAACAAGCTTACTCCTTCTGTTGCCTTCTCCAAGTCATTCCATTCCAATCCAGACTAATTATTCTGTATCAACACCAcatatatatatgataacaacactGAGATAAGTAATGTCAGTGTATTGTTACATGAAAGAAGCAATTACAACAATTGTATTACAAAACTATATTAAACTTATGTTTGTCAAACATAGGTTCAGAGTTAAAATATGTTTAGCTGTCACTTTGAACCATGGATAAAAGAAAGCATAAATTATTGGATTGATAAAAGAATTAACAAGTGGTAGAAGACCGATGATAAATGATAAATTGTCACTTAAAAAAGACAcaagaaagaaagaagaaaatAGAAATGGAATCCAACAAATGAGATAGTTGAAAACAACAATAGAAAGAGTTTTTGCTGCTTTTCTCTCAGACTTATTTGCCTGTGCAGTTTTAACACCAGACACACTGGCAGCCTCTTTAGAAAATACCTTTCTGGCCTGTGATCTGGCCACCACAAAGATGTTCATATAAAGTGTTATAATAATAGAGCACGGGACAACCGTTGTAATTACAAGGTCAATTATATTACTCCATGTTATTTCAACAGTGAAACATTCTTTCAAACACCTACTTCGTACTTGTACATTTACAAAGTGTTTTATAATACCGGCACGATATATGATACAACAACACCAGGTAATGAATATACAACACATAattcttgttattgttattttagagtggtacaataagggatcacacacagcaacatagCGGTCAATAGATATCAAGACCAAATTACCCAGAGATAAAGAAGTACATAAAAAAGAGACGTATGCatgaaacacacagaaatattccCCAAAACCCCAGCATGGTTCCATTATTGCTACAGTCACTACTGGTATCACAATCAGTCCCACCAGGAGATCTGACGCAGCCAGAGAGAGGATGAGCAGGTTGGTTGGAGTGTGGAGCTGCTTgaagtgagagatggagatgatCACCAGTACGTTCAAAAATACTGTAACCGCTGAAAACAATGAGAAGAagatgtacagtgttatgtagaTAGATGTCGATAGCCGAGCCTTTCTGCAGGAAGAGTTTCTCTCTTGAAAACAGTATTGAACATCTTCATGTTTCTCCATTTGTAGTAAAAGGTCAAAATGCTGAGGTCTTGTTCCTGTTGTTCCTGCTTGGTCCTGTGTGTGACCCTGTCAGGTCCGCCTTCTGACAAACTCTGAGCTCTGCCTCTCTATTTATCCCTGAGTTACTGACAGACACTCCCCTCTTAGGAGCCtctctactcacacacacacacacacacacacacacacacacacacacacacacacacacacacacacacacacacacacacacacacacacacacacacacacacacacacacacacacacacacacacacacacacacacacacacacacacacacacacacacacggttagatTAACAAATAATTAATGAAAGCATGATGTAATGTATGAAAGGATTGGATGTTGCTGTGCCCACCTGGCCTGTCCTTCAGCCTTTTTGATAGGTAGAGATGAGAGGAATGGTACATTTTCTCAACTGAGCATTTTAATGGGGAAAGTATAGTATGGGTTAGGTTTTGGTCACTAAAAGACTAAAAGGATACCTGTGCAGACTAACTGGTTTGGGTGATGTCAGAGCCGAGTTTGGAACATAATCCACAACCTCAGGAGACATGACGGCACGCCACATGTCAGCTGGCTAGCGTAGAAAAGTTTACAAagtttacaattttttttattattttgtaagtaCTCTCAGATAAttaatttatagacactgaattgatctgagagtcaaagggctatggtgaagctcatatgtttaaagatgaagtttaaaatataactctgacttgtgtgtggtttaaCGGTTTTGCCAGGCTTCATTTTGTGCCTACTTTCTTGCACGGTCACTGCGGTCAGAcagagcgagctacggtcaagtgGGGCATCCTCTTGATCTCGGCACGGCCTAGGGACTACAGTGATGCCATTTGCCAACTCTTTtagtattattggatagaaaacactctcaagtttctaaaactgtttgaattatatctgtgagtaaaacagaactcatttggcagcaaacttccagtcaggaagtgaaaattctgaaaatggggctctgtttcagggcctgcctattcaactggcttatatttatcgatatacatgcacttcatacgccttccactagatgtcaacaggcagtggaaggtggaatggggtgtctagcttgatctgaggttgaacaagagcttttggagtggcaggtcaggaatttcctttctctaccaaggcgcgcgaagcacctcgatcttgtcttctgataagcgttcggtttacacggcgaatatctccggctctgattttatttgatacatgtgataataacatcgtaaagtctgttttttcaaccgagttttatcagattattcaacgtttattgggacttttggagttttccattCTTTGCGTAGAGAGAAGATGGGAACGTTATCaagcttggctagcattgtggcgcgaattcgacagaagaaaaggacattctaaaaccaaacaacgatttattctggaccaaggactccttgtacaagattctgatggaagctcaggaaaagtaagaacaatttatgatgttattttgtatttctgtggaaaatgttgattcctattctctgccgttttcgcgagcgctgtctcgcaataacgcaagctgtttgttatggtaaagttatttttaaaaatctaacaagGCGGTTGCATTAAGCTCTACAACATGTATATAAAGTTTCAGAGCTCTAGGTCTGACTGTTCTTTGATAGTTTTAACGCAGGTAACTATtgcaggctctgtgtgtctctaaGCCCCACACTGTGTCACTGCccgttgactgtgtgtgtgtgtgatttcagAAAATCACAGAAATCAGGTAGAGCTCCAAAACCTgccttaaaaccttttctcaatatagggggtgctgtttcaacgtTACCAtttatcgttcccaaattaaactgcctcgtactcaattcttgctcgtacaatatgcatattattattactattggatagaaaacaatctctagtttctaaaaccgtttgagttatgtctgtgggtgaaacagaactctttctgcagcgaaattcatgacaggaactgcgaaggtctgaaaacgaggctttgttctcagatcagtttaaagctctgtatgtatcctatgggtcgacatgaactgcacccgccttcccctggatgtcagtaaccaatgagaattggaatggagtttctACGCAGATCTCAGACCTTATAAAGCCCCAAGGAACGAAGGGAGCTCTCTTTTTGACATTCGTCATGacgcaaagcaagacctcagggtggcattttgaaacgctcagttatcggccttagatatatccgtctgtaatttaattcgatataggtgttagaaacatcataacgaagttattttaacctgatgaggaccagagggcgctgttttcactttgggggaaaatcgtacccaatttaaacggcctcgtactcaattcttgctcgtacaatatgcatattattattactattggatagaaaacactctgtagtttctaaaaccgtttgaattttgtctgtgggtaaaacacaactcatttggcagcacactttctgaccaggaagtggaaagtctgaaatcgatgctgtGTTCAAGTggctgcctataaatgggcatgatacgtatgactaTACGTGCacatcatacaccttcccctggatgtcaagaggaagtgagaggaaaaatgagttgattatctctgtctgaGGTTGAATAAACCATCTTGGAAcaacgtgtcccccattttctgttttctgcaAGGCGCGTGTTGGGACCTGTTATTGCCTACTGGAAAGCTGTCGTTATGGGCGAATACtctctccggctttgattttatttgatacatgtcacaatatcatcgtaaagtatgttttttcaatatagttttattagactattgaaatttattcgggacattaggcgtgttgcgtcgtttgcgtttgttcacgaaggagaggtTAGCACCAcctggccagtgtgcttgctaattcaagagggaaagagtTTGTTCTGAATCCAAGCAACGacggttctggacaaaggaccccttgtacaacattctgatggaagatcagcaaaggtaggaaccattttgtgatgctatttcatatatctgtcgaactgtgtactagtagctttgcgctcaggttttggttattcccttaccataactaagtcttatgtcgtaatgaagatatttttagaattctaacgctgcgattgcattaagaactaatggatctatcgtttcctatacaacatgtatttttttgtaatgtttatgaatagctatttggtcagaataggtgagagtctaatagaaatatccgcacattctgggaaaaatatgctacgttagcacgttATGCTACGTTATGCTACGTTGTATAACCacagatt
It includes:
- the LOC129816728 gene encoding trace amine-associated receptor 13c-like, which codes for MEKHEDVQYCFQERNSSCRKARLSTSIYITLYIFFSLFSAVTVFLNVLVIISISHFKQLHTPTNLLILSLAASDLLVGLIVIPVVTVAIMEPCWGFGEYFCVFHAYVSFLCTSLSLGNLVLISIDRYVAVCDPLLYHSKITITRIMCCIFITWCCCIIYRAGIIKHFVNVQVRSRCLKECFTVEITWSNIIDLVITTVVPCSIIITLYMNIFVVARSQARKVFSKEAASVSGVKTAQANKSERKAAKTLSIVVFNYLICWIPFLFSSFFLVSFLSDNLSFIIGLLPLVNSFINPIIYAFFYPWFKVTAKHILTLNLCLTNISLI